In the genome of Pseudomonas sp. P5_109, one region contains:
- a CDS encoding cytochrome ubiquinol oxidase subunit I, protein MFGLEALDLARIQFAFTISFHILFPAITIGLASYLAVLEGLWLKTHNDTYRDLYHFWSKIFAVNFGMGVVSGLVMAYQFGTNWSRFSDFAGSVTGPLLTYEVLTAFFLEAGFLGVMLFGWNKVGRGLHFFATVMVAIGTLISTFWILASNSWMQTPQGFEIVNGQVIPTDWLAIIFNPSFPYRLMHMATAAFVATAFFVGSSAAWHLLRGKDNPAIRKMLSMAMWMALIVAPIQAVIGDFHGLNTLEHQPAKIAAIEGHWENKGNEATPLILFGWPDMKEEKTKFAVEIPYLGSLILTHSLDKQVPALKEFPPEDRPNSTIVFWSFRIMVGLGFLMIFTGLWSLWLRKRDTLYTSRPFLYLALWMGPSGLIAILAGWFTTEIGRQPWVVYGLMRTADASSNHSFMQMSITLILFVVVYFALFGAGLGYMMRLVRKGPKIDEGKETNDGGPGQKRTPARPLSAADDDHADAGHSLTKEI, encoded by the coding sequence ATGTTCGGTTTAGAGGCACTTGATCTCGCCCGAATTCAGTTCGCGTTCACCATCTCGTTCCACATCCTGTTTCCGGCCATCACCATCGGCCTGGCGAGTTACCTGGCGGTACTCGAAGGCCTGTGGCTGAAAACCCATAACGACACCTACCGTGACCTCTACCATTTCTGGTCGAAGATCTTTGCCGTCAACTTCGGCATGGGGGTGGTTTCCGGCCTGGTCATGGCCTATCAGTTCGGCACCAACTGGAGCCGCTTTTCGGACTTCGCCGGTTCGGTAACCGGGCCTTTGCTGACCTATGAAGTGCTCACGGCATTCTTCCTCGAGGCCGGGTTCCTCGGCGTCATGCTGTTTGGCTGGAACAAGGTCGGGCGTGGCCTGCACTTCTTTGCCACTGTGATGGTGGCCATCGGTACGCTGATCTCGACCTTCTGGATTCTCGCTTCCAACAGCTGGATGCAGACCCCGCAGGGCTTCGAGATCGTCAACGGCCAGGTCATCCCCACCGACTGGCTGGCGATCATTTTCAACCCGTCGTTCCCGTACCGCCTGATGCACATGGCCACGGCGGCGTTCGTTGCCACGGCGTTTTTCGTCGGTTCCTCCGCGGCCTGGCATTTGCTGCGCGGCAAGGACAACCCGGCGATCCGCAAAATGCTCTCGATGGCCATGTGGATGGCATTGATCGTCGCGCCGATCCAGGCGGTCATCGGTGATTTCCACGGCCTCAATACGCTTGAGCATCAGCCGGCAAAAATCGCCGCGATCGAAGGCCACTGGGAAAACAAGGGCAACGAAGCGACTCCGCTGATCCTGTTCGGCTGGCCGGATATGAAGGAGGAGAAAACCAAATTCGCCGTCGAGATCCCGTATCTGGGCAGCCTGATCCTCACGCACTCCCTGGATAAACAGGTGCCGGCGCTCAAGGAGTTCCCGCCTGAAGACCGGCCGAATTCGACCATTGTGTTCTGGTCGTTCCGGATCATGGTGGGCCTGGGTTTCCTGATGATCTTCACCGGCCTGTGGAGCCTGTGGCTGCGCAAGCGTGACACCCTCTACACCTCGCGGCCGTTCCTGTACCTGGCGTTGTGGATGGGGCCGTCCGGCCTGATCGCGATCCTCGCCGGCTGGTTCACTACCGAAATTGGCCGTCAGCCGTGGGTGGTCTACGGCCTGATGCGCACGGCGGATGCGTCGTCCAACCATAGCTTCATGCAGATGAGCATCACCCTGATCCTGTTTGTCGTGGTCTATTTCGCGCTGTTTGGCGCCGGTCTTGGCTACATGATGCGCCTGGTGCGCAAGGGGCCGAAGATCGACGAAGGCAAGGAAACCAACGACGGAGGTCCCGGCCAGAAACGCACACCGGCCCGTCCGCTGTCCGCGGCCGACGACGATCACGCCGATGCCGGCCACAGCCTGACCAAGGAGATTTGA